A genomic segment from Torulaspora globosa chromosome 3, complete sequence encodes:
- the LNP1 gene encoding Lnp1p (ancestral locus Anc_4.357) — protein MFSTIRNWGSGSKRTLVQRYTDELSQITGEIHELDRSLKTSQQAMDNMQSVLTYNGSGLVISVFAYLYWKWDGNWFRIAAGVAACIALLAVVKYTAYRTGQWNRSRQSRKLAKLRALHQEKLEKLKEETNYHATNSIIQRFSQGEDQSEDAMILMDEELRDKYRELSDLKDELAQFKQEDKLNDKKERDKWFDKVINALAGGDTVNRMFLPIACPKCKAQTGAYRLGNLAFRYVCPVCGYAEPQQAPVEEKSR, from the coding sequence ATGTTCAGCACGATTAGAAATTGGGGCAGCGGTAGCAAGAGGACGCTAGTCCAGCGATACACCGACGAGCTCTCGCAGATCACAGGCGAAATTCACGAGCTGGACCGCAGCCTGAAGACCAGCCAGCAGGCGATGGATAACATGCAATCTGTGCTGACATATAACGGGAGCGGCCTAGTAATTTCCGTGTTTGCGTACTTATATTGGAAGTGGGACGGCAACTGGTTCAGGATCGCAGCGGGCGTTGCTGCGTGTATAGCACTTCTGGCAGTGGTGAAGTACACTGCCTACCGAACTGGCCAATGGAATAGGAGCCGTCAATCGAGGAAGCTGGCAAAGCTACGGGCGCTGCACCAggaaaagctggagaagctgaaggaggAGACGAATTACCACGCAACGAATTCCATCATACAACGGTTCTCGCAAGGGGAAGACCAGTCTGAGGATGCCATGATCCTCATGGATGAAGAGCTACGGGACAAATACAGAGAGCTCAGCGATCTGAAAGACGAGCTAGCCCAGTTCAAACAGGAGGATAAGCTGAACgacaagaaagaaagagacaaGTGGTTCGACAAAGTGATAAACGCACTCGCGGGCGGCGACACCGTCAACAGGATGTTCCTACCGATTGCGTGTCCGAAGTGCAAAGCGCAAACCGGCGCCTATCGCCTCGGCAATTTAGCGTTTAGGTACGTCTGTCCAGTGTGCGGCTACGCCGAGCCGCAACAGGCGCctgtggaagaaaagagtCGCTGA
- the EGD2 gene encoding Egd2p (ancestral locus Anc_4.358), protein MSFIPEQSNVSILSKNEKKAKELISKLGLKALPGISRVTFRKKDNQIIAIDNPEVYRTAGGNYVVFGEPKVDNFTQKLAAAQQQAQASGIVPAGEDKSPEAIQADMQAAAEAPAGEASKAEEAEDLDAGDIPAEDIDLVVEQANVSKGQAIKALKEHKGDIVNAIMSLSK, encoded by the coding sequence ATGTCTTTCATCCCAGAACAATCGAATGTCTCTATTCTGAGCAAAAACGAGAAAAAAGCCAAGGAATTGATCTCCAAGCTGGGTTTGAAGGCGCTGCCAGGCATTTCCAGAGTTACTTTCAGAAAGAAGGACAACCAGATCATTGCAATTGACAACCCAGAGGTGTACAGAACTGCCGGAGGCAACTACGTTGTCTTCGGCGAGCCAAAGGTCGACAACTTCACCCAGAAGCTCGCTGCAGCCCAGCAGCAGGCCCAGGCTTCCGGCATCGTGCCAGCTGGCGAAGACAAGTCGCCAGAGGCTATCCAGGCTGACATGCAGGCTGCCGCCGAGGCGCCAGCCGGCGAGGCTTCCAAGGCCGAAGAGGCCGAGGACTTGGACGCCGGCGACATCCCAGCCGAAGACATCGACTTGGTCGTCGAGCAAGCCAACGTGTCCAAGGGCCAAGCCATCAAGGCTCTGAAGGAACACAAGGGGGACATTGTGAATGCCATCATGTCGTTGTCCAAGTAG
- the MDM31 gene encoding Mdm31p (ancestral locus Anc_4.359), translating to MKVGFTVLYRAIVGRSHQTVPVGRRMLQGAVFVAASRIQNYSSLRSSDREKDESDKITTGRQHSGSSFKFITERDRLLAQTTGILERLKINVRWVLTKSNRPFNTDDIGAFISWVLVSNVLLIILGTTTFASLVIYLMNTVLAQEYLATKVGNFLTKNSALSVVFESAIVPDWSSGKICFNNVFVSRRPKVSHSFTKGSQKEALQRTQLALSDRLLVSREDFDDGNYTQYDLTIDQLEISLSLTKWLNGKGILDEVAINGLRGVVDRTHVVWKPNDDPRNYRNVHQPGDFEISNFSMSDVLFTLYQPNGFRPFQVSIFNCKLPQLRKHWLFYDILNADSMSGTYDNSMFTFHKKYNVESTPFSSSDASPWKRVTRLRVDNLAIDHLNAGMEGPFGWITEGQVDMVGDALLPDKEADASQLTEIIAEIGDRLFKEAQRHDLLPFPQRPQASEIDPDKYFMMDFSLKLHNVKAEVPLFNSELGYINNALIRPIVGYINSTRTYIPIRCRVVKSISDFEGSWTIYDCLLMRDLSAEVYDAFADYVADDRKRSVRLARVGFWSLQIILQVILMSLGAIA from the coding sequence ATGAAAGTGGGCTTTACGGTGTTGTACCGAGCGATTGTTGGAAGATCTCACCAGACAGTTCCTGTTGGCCGGCGAATGCTACAGGGTGCTGTGTTTGTTGCAGCGAGCCGGATTCAGAACTACTCGAGCTTGAGATCAAGCGATAGGGAGAAGGACGAGAGCGACAAGATTACCACTGGCAGGCAGCACTCTGGgtcttctttcaagttcatcaCAGAGAGAGACAGGCTTCTGGCGCAAACTACAGGGATCCTAGAAAGACTGAAAATCAATGTACGGTGGGTTCTCACCAAGTCGAACCGTCCGTTTAATACTGACGATATTGGCGCGTTCATCTCGTGGGTTCTCGTGAGCAACGTGCTGCTGATAATCCTGGGGACGACGACGTTCGCCTCTCTGGTCATATATCTGATGAACACGGTGCTGGCACAGGAGTATCTGGCAACGAAGGTAGGTAACTTCCTGACGAAGAACAGTGCGCTCTCTGTGGTTTTCGAGAGTGCGATCGTGCCGGACTGGTCCTCGGGGAAGATCTGCTTCAATAACGTGTTTGTGTCGAGAAGGCCGAAGGTGTCACACAGCTTTACCAAGGGTTCGCAGAAGGAGGCTCTGCAGCGGACGCAGCTGGCGCTCAGTGATCGTCTGCTGGTAAGCAGAGAGGATTTCGACGACGGCAACTACACGCAGTACGATCTGACCATTGACCAGCTGGAAATTTCGTTGAGCCTTACCAAGTGGCTGAATGGCAAAGGGATCCTCGACGAGGTCGCCATTAATGGACTGAGAGGTGTTGTTGATAGGACGCACGTTGTGTGGAAACCTAATGACGACCCGAGAAACTACAGAAATGTACACCAACCGGGCGATTTTGAAATATCcaatttttcgatgagcGACGTCCTCTTCACGCTGTACCAACCAAATGGTTTCAGACCATTTCAAGTGAGCATTTTCAACTGCAAACTCCCTCAGCTGAGAAAGCATTGGCTGTTCTACGATATCTTGAACGCCGACAGTATGAGCGGCACATACGACAACTCCATGTTCACGTTCCACAAGAAATACAACGTCGAGAGCACGCCGTTCTCCTCGTCGGATGCCTCTCCCTGGAAGAGAGTCACCAGGCTCAGGGTCGATAACCTGGCGATAGATCATCTGAATGCTGGCATGGAGGGTCCCTTCGGCTGGATCACCGAAGGCCAAGTCGACATGGTCGGCGATGCATTGCTCCCTGACAAGGAGGCAGACGCGTCGCAGTTGACCGAGATCATCGCTGAGATCGGAGACCGGCTGTTCAAAGAGGCTCAAAGACACGATCTTTTGCCCTTTCCACAAAGGCCCCAGGCCTCGGAGATTGACCCAGACAAATACTTCATGATGGATTTCTCGCTGAAACTGCACAACGTCAAAGCTGAAGTACCGCTTTTCAACTCAGAACTCGGTTACATCAACAATGCGCTAATCAGGCCCATTGTCGGATACATAAACTCCACAAGAACTTACATCCCCATCAGATGCCGCGTGGTAAAGAGCATCTCCGACTTTGAAGGCTCCTGGACCATCTACGACTGTCTATTGATGCGGGACCTGAGTGCAGAAGTCTACGATGCGTTTGCAGATTACGTGGCCGATGACCGCAAGAGATCCGTAAGATTGGCCCGCGTGGGATTCTGGTCGTTACAGATTATTCTGCAAGTGATACTGATGAGCCTAGGAGCCATAGCCTAG
- the NVJ1 gene encoding Nvj1p (ancestral locus Anc_4.360), whose amino-acid sequence MARMTAPYSLFFAGTSIALLKLVQKLVERNGADEWLEPSESEYSTYVIEAPKIVHGDLSVPDTQELTWGQVFEFLAREVERVDLRIWFAVLLFCTLGPLAWSLSTGRSPSEQPPLAPSTCVSTQTEPEPEVERKDPAPMRCYHYEPGERALLQFGRSKSDSVLFNYVPLEFHEPELDEFEEVVGRCTLRQERANEVTPKEEPTAVPSVRLAQLVSEALADNGTETDASMVEDDSANRTTLGDTLGSLPNLRDSSLEIAGRAQSPTALQIQLSPRKTSIVDVQVNPEQAYSQPFSY is encoded by the coding sequence ATGGCACGTATGACAGCGCCATATAGCCTCTTTTTTGCCGGAACTTCGATTGCCTTGCTGAAATTGGTTCAAAAGCTGGTAGAGAGGAACGGGGCAGATGAGTGGCTGGAACCGAGCGAATCAGAGTATTCAACTTATGTGATAGAGGCTCCCAAGATTGTACACGGGGATCTCAGCGTGCCCGACACCCAAGAGCTGACTTGGGGCCAAGTGTTCGAGTTTCTTGCGAGGGAAGTAGAGCGGGTGGACCTTCGAATATGGTTCGCTGTGCTTTTATTCTGCACGTTAGGACCGCTGGCGTGGAGTTTGTCGACAGGGAGATCCCCGAGCGAGCAGCCTCCCCTGGCTCCCTCGACTTGCGTCTCTACTCAGACAGAGCCAGAGCCGGAGGTCGAACGCAAGGATCCCGCGCCCATGCGATGTTACCACTATGAACCAGGCGAGAGAGCGCTTTTACAATTCGGCCGATCGAAGTCCGATTCGGTGTTGTTTAATTATGTGCCGTTGGAATTCCACGAACCTGAGctggatgagtttgaaGAAGTGGTTGGTCGCTGCACTCTACGTCAGGAAAGGGCGAATGAAGTCACACCGAAGGAAGAGCCAACCGCGGTACCCTCCGTACGGCTCGCGCAGCTTGTATCTGAAGCGCTCGCCGACAATGGGACAGAAACAGATGCCTCAATGGTGGAAGACGACTCCGCTAACCGGACGACATTGGGCGACACATTGGGATCCTTGCCCAATTTGAGAGACAGCTCGCTGGAGATAGCCGGACGGGCTCAATCGCCCACCGCTTTGCAGATACAGCTCTCGCCGAGGAAGACGAGCATTGTGGACGTCCAAGTGAACCCAGAACAGGCCTATTCCCAGCCGTTCAGCTACTAA
- the NMD5 gene encoding Nmd5p (ancestral locus Anc_4.361) codes for MDAESLLQCFACTLDPNAAVRAEAEQHLKRESSRPGFLAACLDIIASNNIPDNIKMSTSLYFKNKSVYGWSGNSANRNEALNFEIDNDEKPVIKDSLISTMLECSKSSPGCIRVLKSALAVIIAEEYPHGRWNSLLPKALELLSTDDMDAAYVGLLCLSEIFRTYRWKDNDSRQELEHLIPRYFPDFLRYANERLLNEGRNMDNRKIGEMLKLLLKIYKFVTYHDLPFTLQKNEMLIPWANLFVAIVQTPLSQQTLFIEDKETRKQNPWVKCKKWSYAILYRLFQRYASDSLTRKFDYNEFKVMFRDEFFPSFLQLLFQQVEQWGSGQLWLSDACIYYILSFIEQAIVQKHTWKLIKEHYDTILEYIIFPLLTPDEDSLDSFENDPQEYIHRNLELWDDSYSPDLAAASLLTTAVNKRGKSTLEPTLKFVISKLQANVGDLPNLQSAVKVESCLRIFSCIIDRLTVNNSPYMGQMGNFLKDFVFPFFNSPHGFLKARVCEICSKVGDVDFDDSTMIGDIYSGIMRCLNDETSALPVQLQAALALQTFIHDDKFQQALSTVVLPTMQKLLSLSNEFESDTISGVMQDFVEQFAEQLQPFGVELMNTLVQQFLKLAIDLNEAASVDPNCLAESEEIPDETDKQMAALGILSTTISILLSFESSPEIVKNLEQSFYPAAEFILNNNIEDFYRECCEFVENSSFLLRSISPISWKILELIGQANRKEDSMISFYLEDFMVVLNNYLMYGKEELKKNEFYSRIVWEIYQKSAITEDSDLDELVITFDLAQKLMLALEDRLPPHHRQKFLEDAMKAIVQEKKILRKNVVFGVTAFNVIIASVISSPLLTLQFLQHHNCLELFFETWLSFYAPNVKRTYDIKLSILALLSMMCQITPESFAQLSMESVVQILPSTMIGLISRFPAALQQMEARRKEYTTDSFKAESFNDWENDEEAYDDNEVDGEEHLREQLELLKGDSDVLNFVNGQSFTDGEDFDSLEEDPLTGSILDPINIYDVLKTSMESLRESSNGSYTAIIEGMTPDDRNVLSQLLLL; via the coding sequence ATGGACGCTGAGTCGCTTTTGCAGTGCTTTGCCTGCACCTTGGATCCGAATGCTGCTGTGAGAGCCGAGGCCGAACAGCACCTGAAGCGGGAAAGTAGCCGACCGGGCTTTCTTGCCGCTTGTTTGGATATAATTGCGTCTAATAATATCCCCGATAATATCAAGATGTCTACATCGTTGTATTTTAAGAATAAAAGCGTTTACGGATGGAGCGGTAATAGCGCTAACAGAAACGAGGCACTGAATTTCGAAATAGATAATGACGAGAAGCCCGTTATCAAGGATTCGTTGATCAGCACTATGTTAGAATGCTCGAAGAGCTCTCCGGGCTGTATAAGAGTGCTTAAGTCTGCCTTAGCGGTCATAATAGCCGAAGAGTACCCCCATGGGCGGTGGAACTCACTGCTTCCAAAGGCTCTGGAGCTACTGTCCACCGATGATATGGATGCAGCTTACGTGGGGCTGCTATGTCTTTCGGAGATTTTTAGAACTTATCGATGGAAGGATAATGACTCTAGACAGGAGTTAGAGCATCTGATCCCTCGATATTTCCCGGATTTCCTTCGCTATGCTAATGAGCGCCTTTTGAATGAAGGAAGGAATATGGATAATCGAAAGATTGGCGAAATGTTAAAActtctcttgaaaatttaCAAGTTTGTTACCTATCATGATCTCCCTTTCACACTGCAGAAAAACGAAATGCTGATACCATGGGCCAACCTCTTCGTTGCCATTGTCCAAACGCCTCTTTCTCAGCAGACCTTGTTCATCGAAGATAAGGAAACCAGAAAGCAAAATCCATGGGTCAAGTGCAAGAAGTGGTCTTACGCTATCCTTTATAgactctttcaaagataTGCTTCAGATTCGCTGACGAGGAAATTCGACTACAATGAGTTTAAAGTGATGTTTCGCGACGAGTTCTTTCCAAGCTTCCTGCAATTACTGTTTCAGCAGGTCGAGCAATGGGGCAGTGGCCAATTGTGGTTGAGCGACGCCTGTATCTATTACATCCTATCTTTCATCGAACAGGCAATAGTTCAAAAGCACACATGGAAACTTATAAAAGAGCATTATGACACTATTCTGGAATATATCATTTTTCCTTTACTTACTCCTGATGAAGATTCTCTTGATAGCTTCGAAAACGACCCACAGGAATATATCCATAGGAACTTGGAGTTGTGGGACGACAGTTATTCGCCGGATCTCGCCGCTGCATCTCTCTTAACCACAGCGGTCAACAAGCGTGGAAAGTCCACTTTAGAGCCTACCTTGAAGTTTGTCATCAGCAAGTTGCAAGCCAATGTTGGGGACTTACCGAACTTGCAGAGTGCAGTGAAAGTGGAGTCATGTTTAAGGATTTTTTCCTGCATTATCGATCGCTTAACGGTCAATAATTCTCCCTACATGGGACAAATGGGAAATTTCCTTAAGGACTTTGTTTtcccatttttcaattcACCCCACGGATTTCTGAAAGCTCGTGTATGCGAGATATGCTCAAAAGTTGGAGATgttgattttgatgattcCACGATGATCGGCGATATCTACTCTGGCATCATGCGCTGCTTGAACGACGAAACAAGCGCCCTTCCGGTTCAATTGCAGGCGGCATTAGCACTTCAAACTTTTATACATGATGACAAGTTCCAACAGGCGCTATCCACTGTTGTCCTACCGACCATGCAAAAGCTACTGTCTTTGTCAAATGAGTTTGAGTCCGATACAATTTCTGGCGTTATGCAAGATTTTGTAGAGCAATTCGCGGAACAGCTACAACCATTTGGTGTAGAATTAATGAATACTCTGGTTCAGCAGTTTTTGAAACTTGCCATTGATCTCAATGAGGCAGCAAGCGTGGATCCCAATTGCCTTGCAGAGTCAGAGGAAATACCTGACGAAACGGACAAGCAGATGGCTGCTCTTGGGATACTTTCAACAACGATTTCCATTTTGCTTTCCTTCGAAAGTTCTCCAGAGATTGTCAAAAATTTAGAGCAGTCATTTTACCCAGCGGCCGAGTTCATTCTAAACAATAACATCGAGGATTTTTACCGCGAGTGCTGCGAGTTCGTAGAGAACTCGTCATTTTTGCTGAGAAGTATAAGCCcgatttcttggaaaatACTTGAACTCATCGGCCAAGCTAACAGGAAGGAAGATAGCATGATATCGTTTTACTTGGAAGACTTCATGGTTGTTTTAAACAACTATCTGATGTACGGTaaggaagagctgaagaagaacgaaTTCTACAGCAGAATTGTGTGGGAAATATATCAGAAATCTGCCATCACCGAGGATTCTGATCTTGACGAACTGGTTATAACCTTTGATTTGGCCCAAAAACTCATGTTAGCGCTTGAAGATCGTCTGCCGCCGCATCATAGACAAAAGTTCCTTGAAGACGCCATGAAAGCTATCGTgcaagagaaaaaaataCTGAGGAAGAACGTAGTCTTCGGTGTTACCGCTTTCAACGTGATCATCGCTAGTGtcatttcttctccatTGCTTACTTTGCAGTTTTTGCAACACCACAATTGTCTGGAATTATTCTTCGAGACGTGGCTTTCGTTCTACGCTCCAAACGTCAAGAGGACATATGATATCAAGCTATCAATTCTGGCATTACTGAGTATGATGTGCCAAATCACCCCCGAAAGCTTCGCCCAGTTATCAATGGAATCGGTAGTCCAGATTCTCCCTTCGACGATGATCGGGCTGATATCGAGGTTCCCAGCGGCATTGCAACAGATGGAGGCAAGACGAAAGGAATACACAACAGACTCTTTTAAAGCTGAATCCTTCAACGATTGGGAaaatgacgaagaagcttaTGATGACAACGAGGTCGACGGCGAAGAGCACCTAAGGGAGCAACTGGAGCTCTTGAAAGGCGACTCCGACGTTTTAAACTTTGTTAACGGGCAATCTTTTACTGATGGTGAAGATTTCGATAGCCTAGAGGAAGATCCACTGACGGGCTCCATATTAGATCCAATCAACATTTACGACGTCCTCAAGACATCCATGGAGAGCCTGCGGGAGTCAAGCAATGGCTCTTACACGGCAATAATAGAGGGCATGACGCCTGACGATCGCAACGTCCTGTCGCAGCTGTTGCTCCTGTAA
- the UTP9 gene encoding Utp9p (ancestral locus Anc_4.362) produces the protein MSSNSDIIASFSPDVREFAFQAKTSQKNVVDIYPLDAAKDYSVNSSLVNHIDYETNDLQASDIFFAGWCSGLREDDKQRAKRKNDSDGGEEIDTEDKLENFFISVQASGKIVVFPSSGKNIVNMIQSKSDILQASVEGSFIWILDSERTVKKFQYNQAKQLRSFQLIGGKDSEIVYFEILKYEELLYLCYASNDTLYIVDPTKRRPSMIAKLPINGCKSCQLLDNERIAVATPKSVLTFNYKIEALEQEWHIEVKHLSVFKDIILCQGLADNIVGFKVGTDSPVFQVRVADAHLLGVALVEEGIMIAWLNVNEPNFESLSIRDLIGNRDVVIKGQTGSNPTYTEQLADGRNGSESEEGEVEQAAGKAISNNKITKAEQIELSKSLISALESGDNDQILELLISTAWNEPKIKSFIAAQSLTENSLCTLFELTTSEVQKHPWNDNQILSLWFKWLLTLKPAIYSSFQHSKHARKHNKRLRSSLKSSGDTLPILLGIQGRLEMLKRQAQLREDLAQLNITENEADGEIETVVQEEDRESLQISGDQDDSIAYANGESDTFVDASDFTNVK, from the coding sequence ATGAGCTCTAACTCAGATATCATCGCGAGCTTTTCCCCAGATGTTCGGGAATTTGCTTTTCAGGCCAAGACGTCGCAGAAAAACGTCGTCGACATCTATCCTCTAGATGCAGCCAAGGATTATAGCGTCAACAGTTCTCTAGTGAACCACATCGACTATGAAACCAATGATTTGCAAGCTTCAGACATTTTTTTTGCCGGATGGTGCAGCGGTTTAAGGGAAGACGATAAACAGAGGGCTAAGAGGAAGAATGACAGCGATGGCGGAGAGGAAATCGATACCGAAGATAAATTGGAAAACTTCTTTATCAGCGTGCAGGCTTCAGGCAAAATAGTCGTGTTTCCGTCGAGTGGTAAAAACATTGTGAACATGATCCAGAGCAAAAGTGACATTCTGCAGGCGAGCGTGGAGGGTTCTTTCATATGGATTTTAGACAGCGAGAGAACAGTCAAAAAGTTTCAGTACAATCAAGCAAAGCAGTTAAGATCATTTCAGCTGATTGGCGGAAAAGACAGCGAAATCGTGTACTTTGAGATACTGAAATATGAAGAGCTTCTCTACCTATGCTACGCTTCGAACGACACTCTTTATATCGTGGACCCTACTAAACGAAGGCCAAGTATGATAGCGAAGCTTCCTATTAATGGCTGCAAATCATGTCAGCTTTTGGATAACGAAAGAATAGCGGTAGCAACTCCAAAAAGCGTACTGACCTTCAACTACAAAATAGAGGCGCTTGAGCAAGAGTGGCACATAGAAGTTAAACATTTGAGCGTTTTCAAGGATATAATACTGTGCCAAGGCTTGGCTGACAACATTGTAGGATTTAAAGTAGGGACAGATTCCCCTGTGTTTCAAGTAAGAGTTGCTGACGCGCATCTACTGGGTGTCGCACTGGTTGAGGAAGGCATTATGATCGCCTGGCTGAATGTGAATGAACCAAATTTTGAATCGCTATCCATAAGAGATCTCATTGGTAATCGCGATGTAGTTATCAAGGGTCAGACTGGTAGTAACCCAACATATACAGAACAGCTTGCTGACGGGAGAAATGGCAGTGAGagtgaagaaggagaagtAGAGCAAGCGGCAGGAAAAGCCATATCGAACAACAAGATAACCAAAGCAGAGCAGATCGAGCTAAGCAAGTCTCTAATTTCAGCTTTGGAATCGGGGGACAACGATCAGATCCTCGAGCTACTTATTTCCACGGCCTGGAATGAGCCTAAAATCAAGTCATTTATTGCTGCACAGTCATTAACAGAAAATTCGCTCTGTACGTTATTTGAACTGACTACCTCTGAAGTTCAAAAGCACCCTTGGAATGATAATCAGATCCTTTCACTGTGGTTTAAGTGGCTCCTTACCCTAAAGCCGGCAATATATTCCAGTTTCCAACATTCAAAGCATGCCAGGAAGCACAACAAGCGCCTAAGGTCATCCCTTAAAAGTTCTGGAGACACCCTGCCAATATTACTTGGGATTCAAGGAAGATTGGagatgctgaaaagacAGGCACAGCTAAGAGAGGATTTAGCTCAACTGAACATAacagaaaatgaagcaGACGGAGAGATTGAGACTGTTGTGCAGGAAGAAGATAGAGAGTCTTTGCAAATTTCGGGTGATCAAGATGATTCTATAGCATACGCTAACGGCGAGAGTGATACATTTGTCGATGCCTCCGACTTCACAAATGTGAAATAG
- the SGM1 gene encoding Sgm1p (ancestral locus Anc_4.364) translates to MNGTSKKLTLEERLSQAAQKGKRRTKKQDSSSGAASPTPSQLAEARDVEADDPLTSHQVVADSEQAKEREDVAHLQNTLGIETKATEGSSDDVDELSSIIQTAPWSSWLPADGRPLEPLTLLRLIDPHIKQLVKQNSQVDRPDSSASSLVKVIREKDEMINQLRQEGEKLSKTELKQNATIKSLNKTIENLREEIEILQNELVDKLEALEQLSSDKKDLSKKIQDLQDQVKELTENQLDVESLKAQLSQKENQIEELQASLNIKRKDFSEIEAKLRGEIQSLRSASREEIASLESNLEQLRIELEIAQKASEGGGHDDHLQEQYKLLRTELESNRENWTALEDALNSKISTLEARVGQTEKLKGRLADELASTAKANGALQERIKELSDRQITDQKTIEELQSENKSLSTSLEDIKDDFKLLQKQYNLQKAHLEHRIDSADELPRKLSAEGRSEEITDRVKLEDDWLLPSVISSINESEPPIELKGKLGNDSFESVPCSPNLEKGGLELDINDIPNEASELPSLPRAGISRQHSSSNNIYKLGSEVPISNQMNAQMVTKLAGEIRRFEVEVSSLKGQCDRAQKEKMTANDEIVRLLEENECLKALEKEKVDLSKEVEELRSKLETSLQLLGEKTERAEELENDVQDLKDMMKQQIQDMIDLQNKSV, encoded by the coding sequence ATGAATGGCACGTCCAAAAAATTGACTTTAGAGGAAAGGTTATCTCAGGCTGCTCAGAAAGGTAAGAGAAGAACCAAGAAACAGGACTCATCATCAGGTGCTGCTTCCCCCACACCGAGCCAATTGGCCGAAGCCAGAGATGTCGAGGCAGATGACCCTCTAACGAGTCACCAGGTTGTCGCAGATTCTGAGCAAGCTAAAGAACGCGAGGATGTAGCGCATCTGCAGAATACACTTGGCATTGAGACGAAAGCTACTGAGGGATCCTCCGATGACGTCGACGAACTCTCGTCAATAATACAGACGGCACCGTGGTCTTCTTGGCTACCTGCGGATGGTCGACCCCTGGAGCCTTTGACTTTGCTCAGACTAATAGATCCTCATATTAAACAGCTTGTAAAGCAGAATTCTCAAGTTGATAGACCTGACTCCTCAGCCAGCAGCCTTGTCAAAGTGATCAGAGAGAAAGACGAAATGATCAATCAACTCAGGCAAGAGGGAGAAAAGTTGTCGAAAACCgagctgaagcagaatGCTACCATCAAATCGCTGAATAAAACGATTGAGAACTTAAgggaagaaatcgagaTCCTTCAGAATGAACTTGTCGACAAGCTTGAAGCACTGGAGCAGCTCTCCTCCGATAAAAAAGACTTATCCAAGAAGATACAAGATCTACAAGATCAAGTAAAGGAGCTTACTGAAAATCAGCTCGACGTCGAATCATTGAAAGCACAACTTTCACAAAAGGAAAATCAAATAGAAGAACTTCAAGCGTCGCTGAATATTAAACGGAAAGATTTTAGTGAGATTGAAGCGAAATTACGAGGAGAAATTCAGTCCTTGAGATCCGCGAGCCGTGAGGAGATTGCATCGCTTGAATCCaatcttgaacaattgCGAATCGAACTGGAGATAGCACAAAAAGCCTCGGAGGGAGGAGGTCACGATGACCACCTACAAGAGCAGTATAAGCTCTTGCGCACAGAGTTAGAGAGCAACAGAGAGAACTGGACAGCATTAGAAGATGCGCTTAATAGCAAAATATCTACTCTTGAAGCCCGAGTGGGTCAGACTGAGAAGCTAAAGGGCAGATTAGCAGATGAACTTGCCTCAACTGCCAAAGCTAACGGAGCTCTTCAGGAAAGGATCAAGGAGCTTTCTGACAGGCAAATAACTGATCAAAAGACGATAGAAGAACTCCAGAGTGAGAATAAATCTCTAAGTACGTCGCTTGAAGACATCAAGGATGATTTTAAATTACTTCAGAAACAATACAACCTTCAGAAAGCACATCTGGAGCACAGAATCGATTCCGCCGACGAACTACCTAGGAAGCTATCTGCCGAAGGGCGCAGTGAAGAAATAACCGATCGAGTGAAACTCGAAGATGACTGGCTCCTGCCATCGGTGATATCTTCAATTAATGAGTCCGAACCGCCAATAGAGCTGAAGGGCAAGCTCGGAAATGATAGCTTTGAGAGCGTTCCCTGCAGTCCAAATTTGGAGAAGGGTGGTCTCGAGTTAGATATCAATGACATCCCCAATGAAGCCTCCGAATTACCTTCTTTACCGCGCGCTGGAATATCTCGACAGCATTCAAGCTCAAACAATATTTATAAGTTGGGATCCGAAGTGCCTATCTCAAACCAGATGAATGCCCAAATGGTGACTAAGCTTGCGGGGGAAATACGACGGTTCGAGGTGGAAGTTTCATCATTAAAAGGCCAATGTGATAGAGCacagaaggaaaagatgaCGGCCAACGACGAAATAGTCAGGCTCCTTGAAGAGAACGAGTGTCTGAAAGCGCTAGAAAAGGAGAAGGTAGACCTATCGAAAGAAGTCGAGGAATTGCGTTCAAAACTAGAGACTTCGTTACAGCTTCTTGGTGAGAAAACGGAGCGTGCtgaggagctggaaaatgaCGTGCAAGATCTTAAAGATATGATGAAGCAACAGATTCAAGATATGATTGACTTGCAAAACAAATCAGTTTGA